One genomic window of Sphingobacterium oryzagri includes the following:
- a CDS encoding RNA polymerase sigma factor has translation MSPIHYLSEDDLISLLKKRDQRAFNYLYDNYSGALYGVVTRIVLHKNYADEVIQDVFVKIWNHVALFNQEKGRLYTWMINIARNTSIDYIKSKSVQNEQKNQSLPDVVNSTETHHYAVMDQVDKIDFIGLNNVLDKLKPDWRRLIEMAYYEGYTQQEIADNLSIPLGTVKTRVRAALLQLRVILNEQQ, from the coding sequence TTGAGTCCAATACACTACCTATCCGAAGACGACCTGATTTCTTTATTAAAGAAAAGAGATCAACGCGCGTTTAATTATCTTTACGATAATTACTCGGGAGCATTATATGGGGTAGTGACACGTATCGTGTTGCACAAAAATTATGCAGACGAAGTGATACAGGATGTATTTGTAAAAATCTGGAACCATGTTGCGCTTTTTAATCAAGAGAAGGGTCGCTTATACACCTGGATGATTAATATTGCCCGAAATACATCTATCGATTATATCAAGTCCAAAAGCGTTCAGAACGAACAAAAAAACCAATCGCTCCCAGATGTCGTAAATAGTACTGAAACGCATCATTACGCGGTTATGGATCAAGTGGATAAAATAGATTTTATTGGATTAAACAATGTGTTGGATAAATTGAAACCGGATTGGAGACGTCTTATTGAGATGGCTTACTATGAAGGTTATACCCAACAGGAAATAGCGGATAACTTATCAATTCCGTTAGGAACGGTAAAAACGCGGGTACGTGCTGCATTATTGCAGCTTAGGGTCATATTAAACGAACAACAATAG
- a CDS encoding fasciclin domain-containing protein translates to MKRTTLWASALLAIALTQQIGTAQAQEKTVMVGGAPMYPSKNIVENAVNSKDHTTLVAAVKAAGLVETLSSAGPFTVFAPTNAAFDMLPKGTVETLVKPENKAKLTNILTYHVVAGNHPAEELWALTKKGKGKASLTTVAGEKLTLWTKGDKLYVRDAKGNDALVSISNVKQSNGVIHVIDKVLMP, encoded by the coding sequence ATGAAAAGAACAACCTTATGGGCATCCGCATTACTTGCCATCGCCTTAACACAGCAAATAGGAACTGCACAAGCACAAGAGAAAACAGTTATGGTGGGCGGTGCGCCGATGTATCCATCAAAAAACATTGTTGAAAATGCCGTTAATTCAAAAGATCACACTACCCTTGTAGCGGCTGTTAAAGCTGCCGGACTGGTTGAAACATTGTCTAGCGCAGGTCCGTTCACTGTTTTCGCGCCTACCAATGCTGCATTCGATATGTTACCGAAGGGAACGGTAGAAACTTTGGTAAAACCGGAAAATAAAGCTAAGTTGACAAACATACTGACTTACCATGTGGTAGCAGGTAATCATCCGGCAGAAGAGTTATGGGCGTTAACTAAAAAAGGTAAAGGTAAAGCGAGTTTAACAACGGTGGCTGGCGAAAAATTGACTCTTTGGACAAAAGGTGACAAACTTTATGTTCGGGATGCCAAAGGAAATGATGCTTTGGTCAGTATTTCCAACGTGAAGCAATCAAACGGCGTTATCCACGTGATTGACAAAGTGTTAATGCCGTAA
- a CDS encoding anti-sigma factor: MDIKEYISSGIIEAYVLGLATEEEVSILDCVRQKNPEVQQAILDAQLLLEDFATEQAIAPAPAMKDEIWSKIASTPIPSTAPALEEHQATTNEASENTPKVRKLPVQRDNQTLAIAATVLLALSIGGNIFMLREHQTSKDALDEAIAAHTQTEDKLSEANSRWELLQRPSVKTVALAGVESHPGLKAVVLWDTESANVYLTAGKLPQAPAGKQYQLWAIVDGQPVDAGILPLASEDNMHKMHNIPAAQAFAITLEKEGGSPTPTLSDLFVIGNI; the protein is encoded by the coding sequence GTGGATATCAAGGAATACATATCGTCAGGAATTATTGAAGCCTATGTCTTAGGGCTTGCTACCGAGGAGGAAGTGAGTATACTGGATTGTGTGCGTCAAAAAAATCCCGAAGTACAGCAAGCGATCTTGGATGCGCAATTGTTATTAGAAGATTTTGCGACCGAGCAAGCTATTGCGCCAGCACCGGCGATGAAGGATGAGATTTGGAGCAAAATTGCTTCTACACCTATTCCTTCTACTGCCCCTGCACTAGAAGAGCATCAGGCAACTACAAACGAGGCGTCAGAAAACACGCCAAAAGTAAGGAAACTACCGGTACAGCGAGATAACCAAACGTTAGCGATTGCAGCAACGGTATTACTGGCCTTGAGCATCGGGGGCAACATATTTATGCTGCGCGAACACCAAACGAGCAAAGACGCTTTAGATGAGGCTATCGCTGCGCATACGCAGACGGAAGATAAACTAAGCGAAGCCAACAGCCGTTGGGAGCTGTTACAGCGCCCTTCGGTGAAAACTGTCGCACTTGCTGGTGTTGAAAGCCATCCAGGTCTTAAAGCCGTGGTGCTTTGGGATACCGAAAGCGCAAATGTTTACCTTACTGCCGGTAAATTGCCGCAAGCGCCAGCCGGAAAACAATATCAACTATGGGCCATTGTCGATGGGCAACCCGTTGATGCTGGCATATTGCCGTTAGCATCTGAAGATAACATGCACAAAATGCATAATATACCTGCCGCGCAAGCTTTCGCAATTACCTTAGAGAAAGAAGGCGGAAGCCCTACCCCTACGCTGTCTGATTTATTTGTGATCGGCAATATCTAG
- the msrB gene encoding peptide-methionine (R)-S-oxide reductase MsrB, translating to MRKFNNHSLFVLSMLFGFLMHGSVASAQQAKAIANPYYSRVDTTTLEVSNSVWKKILPADLYSVAREGATEQAFTGVYNDFDGKGTYYCAVCGNALFRSTAKFATTCGWPSFYEPMRDGSVFYEDDYSYNMHRIEVRCGRCDSHLGHVFDDGPAVTGKRYCMNSISLTFEADSPKNKFKK from the coding sequence ATGAGAAAGTTCAATAACCATAGCCTTTTCGTTTTGTCCATGCTCTTTGGCTTCTTGATGCACGGATCTGTTGCCTCAGCGCAACAAGCGAAGGCAATCGCAAATCCGTATTATAGTCGGGTTGATACGACAACGTTGGAGGTCAGCAATAGCGTTTGGAAAAAGATTTTACCGGCAGATCTTTACAGCGTAGCACGTGAAGGGGCAACCGAGCAAGCATTTACAGGTGTTTACAACGATTTTGATGGTAAAGGAACCTACTATTGCGCCGTTTGCGGCAATGCTTTGTTTCGCTCTACAGCAAAATTTGCAACCACTTGTGGTTGGCCATCGTTTTACGAGCCCATGCGCGACGGCTCCGTTTTTTACGAAGACGATTACAGCTATAACATGCACCGTATTGAGGTACGCTGCGGTCGTTGCGACTCGCATCTCGGCCACGTGTTTGATGATGGGCCTGCCGTCACAGGCAAGCGTTACTGCATGAACTCCATTAGTTTAACTTTTGAAGCCGATAGCCCAAAAAATAAATTTAAAAAATAA
- a CDS encoding MarR family winged helix-turn-helix transcriptional regulator has protein sequence MDYRLLKDVIGLLEHFHEENGDATGATAIDSFKLWLFNKMHGQKLEQPEPEWEGKQQGRSVESVISTLFVHLNRYAKMYAKSAIEDSMFSTQEEFIYLINLEAYGPMGKMELIKRNIQEKPVGMQIIQRLLAHGWVEQRASTTDKRSKIIAITEEGLRALNVQMPQIRRATQIVTGNLQYEEKIELIRLLTKLDQFHKPIFQANNNRSDLLNMVFDEHLTLKN, from the coding sequence ATGGACTACAGGTTATTAAAAGATGTGATCGGTCTACTTGAACATTTTCACGAGGAAAATGGCGATGCAACCGGCGCGACAGCGATTGATAGTTTCAAGTTGTGGCTATTCAACAAAATGCATGGCCAGAAGCTTGAACAGCCTGAACCTGAATGGGAGGGCAAGCAGCAAGGACGATCGGTGGAAAGTGTAATCAGTACCTTGTTTGTGCACTTAAACCGGTACGCCAAAATGTACGCTAAGTCTGCGATAGAAGATTCTATGTTTTCTACCCAAGAGGAATTTATTTATCTGATCAATTTAGAGGCCTATGGTCCGATGGGCAAAATGGAGCTGATAAAACGGAATATTCAAGAAAAGCCGGTGGGTATGCAAATTATCCAGAGGCTGTTGGCGCATGGCTGGGTAGAGCAACGCGCGTCGACAACGGATAAACGTAGCAAGATTATCGCTATTACGGAGGAAGGCTTGCGCGCGTTGAACGTGCAGATGCCTCAAATACGGCGCGCTACACAGATTGTAACGGGCAATTTGCAATATGAAGAAAAGATTGAATTAATTCGCTTATTAACGAAGTTAGATCAGTTCCATAAACCCATTTTCCAAGCAAACAACAACCGATCGGATTTGTTGAATATGGTGTTTGACGAACATTTAACGCTTAAA